A DNA window from Carassius gibelio isolate Cgi1373 ecotype wild population from Czech Republic chromosome A6, carGib1.2-hapl.c, whole genome shotgun sequence contains the following coding sequences:
- the LOC128015231 gene encoding cytoplasmic dynein 1 intermediate chain 2 isoform X5, translating into MSDKSELKAELERKKQRLAQIREEKKRKEEERKKKELDGRKEGASPPQDDSDLERKRREAETLLQSMGIVDPSMVPPPMSPSAKSVDTPSETGSQDSGDGGTGPRRGLLKLGMSKVTQVDFPPKELVSYTKETQTPTQTDHKDDEEEEDDLVLTQPVLEHQEEKDSQKEEEEVLPHDLTEEQKQQILHSEEFVTFFDHSSRIVERALSEQVDVFFDYSGRALQDKEGESQAGATLSLNRQFADERWSKHRVVTCLDWSPQYPELLAASYSSNEDAPHEPEGVALVWNMKYKKTTPEYVFHCQSAVMSAAFAQFHPNLLVGGTYSGQIVLWDNRSNKRTPVQRTPLSASAHTHPVYCVNVVGTQNAHNLISISTDGKMCSWSLDMLTSPQDSLELVFKQSKSVAVTSMSFPLGDVNNFVVGSEDGSVYSACRHGSKAGISEMFEGHHGPITGLDCHTAAGPVDFSHLFVTSSFDWTVKLWSTKNNKPLYSFEDNSDYVYDVMWSPTHPALFACVDGVGHLDLWNLNNETEVPTASATVEGSPALNRVRWTHSGREVAVGDSEGRVHIYDVGEQISVARQDEWTRFVLTLTEINENREDVEELAAQRLAA; encoded by the exons ATGTCTGACAAAAGTGAGCTGAAAGCAGAGTTAGAGAGAAAGAAACAACGACTGGCTCAGATCAGAGAGGAGAAGAAGAGGAAAGAAGAAGAACGGAAGAAGAAAGAG ctgGATGGACGGAAGGAGGGAGCGTCTCCTCCGCAGGATGACTCTGATCTGGAGAGGAAAAGGAGGGAGGCAGAGACTCTGCTGCAGAGCATGGGGATAGTGGACCCCTCCATGG TCCCCCCTCCCATGTCCCCCTCGGCCAAATCAGTGGACACCCCCAGTGAAACGGGCAGCCAGGACTCAGGAGACGGCGGCACGGGGCCGAG ACGCGGCCTGTTGAAGTTGGGCATGTCAAAGGTCACACAGGTGGATTTCCCGCCCAAAGAGCTGGTGTCTTACACAAAAGAGACCCAGACGCCCACACAGACTGATCACAAAGACG atgaggaagaggaggatgatttGGTTTTGACGCAGCCTGTTCTGGAGCATCAAGAGGAGAAAGACTCtcagaaagaggaagaggaag TGCTCCCTCATGATCTGACGGAGGAACAGAAACAGCAGATTCTTCACTCGGAGGAGTTCGTGACTTTCTTTGACCACAGCTCTCGGATCGTGGAGCGCGCTCTCTCCGAGCAGGTGGACGTGTTTTTCGACTACAGCGGACGGGCTCTTCAGGATAAAGAGGG aGAGTCTCAGGCTGGAGCCACACTCTCCCTGAACAGACAGTTTGCAGACGAGCGCTGGTCCAAACACAGAGTGGTCACCTGTCTCGACTGGTCACCGCAG TACCCGGAGCTGCTGGCGGCGTCATACAGCAGTAATGAAGATGCTCCACACGAACCCGAAGGGGTGGCTCTCGTCTGGAACATGAAATATAAGAAAACCACACCAGAATATGTCTTCCACTGCCAG TCTGCGGTGATGTCAGCAGCGTTCGCACAGTTTCATCCCAATCTTCTGGTTGGAGGCACGTATTCGGGGCAGATCGTCCTGTGGGACAACCGCAGTAACAAACGCACCCCTGTGCAGAGGACGCCTCTCTCTGCCTCGGCTCACAcg cacccGGTGTACTGTGTGAATGTGGTGGGGACGCAGAACGCTCACAATCTCATCAGCATCTCCACCGACGGCAAGATGTGCTCCTGGAGTCTGGACATGCTGACCTCACCGCAG gacagTCTGGAGCTGGTGTTCAAGCAGTCTAAGTCAGTGGCCGTCACCTCCATGTCATTTCCTCTGGGTGACGTCAATAACTTTGTGGTGGGCAGCGAGGACGGGTCGGTCTACAGCGCCTGCAGACACGGcag TAAGGCGGGCATCAGTGAGATGTTTGAGGGTCATCATGGACCAATCACAGGCCTCGACTGCCACACAGCGGCAGGACCGGTCGACTTCTCGCACCTGTTTGTCACTTCCTCTTTTGACTGGACCGTCAAACTCTGGAGTACCAAG AACAATAAGCCTCTGtactccttcgaggacaattCAGACTACGTGTATGACGTCATGTGGTCTCCCACACACCCCGCTCTGTTTGCCTGCGTGGACGGGGTCGGACATTTGGACCTGTGGAACCTCAACAATGAAACAGAG GTTCCCACAGCGAGCGCGACGGTGGAGGGAAGCCCCGCGCTGAACCGTGTGCGCTGGACTCATTCGGGACGAGAGGTGGCTGTCGGCGACTCTGAGGGCCGGGTGCACATTTATGACGTCGGAGAG CAGATCTCAGTGGCGCGGCAGGACGAGTGGACACGGTTTGTGCTCACGCTCACCGAGATCAACGAGAACCGCGAGGACGTGGAGGAACTGGCTGCTCAACGATTGGCTGCATGA
- the LOC128015231 gene encoding dynein, cytoplasmic 1, intermediate chain 2a isoform X1: MSDKSELKAELERKKQRLAQIREEKKRKEEERKKKELDGRKEGASPPQDDSDLERKRREAETLLQSMGIVDPSMVQPLHVVTEDTCLFHYLVPPPMSPSAKSVDTPSETGSQDSGDGGTGPRTLHWDSDPSTLLLHSDSQLGRGLLKLGMSKVTQVDFPPKELVSYTKETQTPTQTDHKDDEEEEDDLVLTQPVLEHQEEKDSQKEEEEVLPHDLTEEQKQQILHSEEFVTFFDHSSRIVERALSEQVDVFFDYSGRALQDKEGESQAGATLSLNRQFADERWSKHRVVTCLDWSPQYPELLAASYSSNEDAPHEPEGVALVWNMKYKKTTPEYVFHCQSAVMSAAFAQFHPNLLVGGTYSGQIVLWDNRSNKRTPVQRTPLSASAHTHPVYCVNVVGTQNAHNLISISTDGKMCSWSLDMLTSPQDSLELVFKQSKSVAVTSMSFPLGDVNNFVVGSEDGSVYSACRHGSKAGISEMFEGHHGPITGLDCHTAAGPVDFSHLFVTSSFDWTVKLWSTKNNKPLYSFEDNSDYVYDVMWSPTHPALFACVDGVGHLDLWNLNNETEVPTASATVEGSPALNRVRWTHSGREVAVGDSEGRVHIYDVGEQISVARQDEWTRFVLTLTEINENREDVEELAAQRLAA, encoded by the exons ATGTCTGACAAAAGTGAGCTGAAAGCAGAGTTAGAGAGAAAGAAACAACGACTGGCTCAGATCAGAGAGGAGAAGAAGAGGAAAGAAGAAGAACGGAAGAAGAAAGAG ctgGATGGACGGAAGGAGGGAGCGTCTCCTCCGCAGGATGACTCTGATCTGGAGAGGAAAAGGAGGGAGGCAGAGACTCTGCTGCAGAGCATGGGGATAGTGGACCCCTCCATGG TGCAACCTCTGCATGTAGTAACAGAAGATACCTGTCTGTTTCACTATTTAGTCCCCCCTCCCATGTCCCCCTCGGCCAAATCAGTGGACACCCCCAGTGAAACGGGCAGCCAGGACTCAGGAGACGGCGGCACGGGGCCGAG gACTCTTCATTGGGACTCTGACCCCTCTACTCTACTGCTCCATTCAGACTCTCAGCTCGG ACGCGGCCTGTTGAAGTTGGGCATGTCAAAGGTCACACAGGTGGATTTCCCGCCCAAAGAGCTGGTGTCTTACACAAAAGAGACCCAGACGCCCACACAGACTGATCACAAAGACG atgaggaagaggaggatgatttGGTTTTGACGCAGCCTGTTCTGGAGCATCAAGAGGAGAAAGACTCtcagaaagaggaagaggaag TGCTCCCTCATGATCTGACGGAGGAACAGAAACAGCAGATTCTTCACTCGGAGGAGTTCGTGACTTTCTTTGACCACAGCTCTCGGATCGTGGAGCGCGCTCTCTCCGAGCAGGTGGACGTGTTTTTCGACTACAGCGGACGGGCTCTTCAGGATAAAGAGGG aGAGTCTCAGGCTGGAGCCACACTCTCCCTGAACAGACAGTTTGCAGACGAGCGCTGGTCCAAACACAGAGTGGTCACCTGTCTCGACTGGTCACCGCAG TACCCGGAGCTGCTGGCGGCGTCATACAGCAGTAATGAAGATGCTCCACACGAACCCGAAGGGGTGGCTCTCGTCTGGAACATGAAATATAAGAAAACCACACCAGAATATGTCTTCCACTGCCAG TCTGCGGTGATGTCAGCAGCGTTCGCACAGTTTCATCCCAATCTTCTGGTTGGAGGCACGTATTCGGGGCAGATCGTCCTGTGGGACAACCGCAGTAACAAACGCACCCCTGTGCAGAGGACGCCTCTCTCTGCCTCGGCTCACAcg cacccGGTGTACTGTGTGAATGTGGTGGGGACGCAGAACGCTCACAATCTCATCAGCATCTCCACCGACGGCAAGATGTGCTCCTGGAGTCTGGACATGCTGACCTCACCGCAG gacagTCTGGAGCTGGTGTTCAAGCAGTCTAAGTCAGTGGCCGTCACCTCCATGTCATTTCCTCTGGGTGACGTCAATAACTTTGTGGTGGGCAGCGAGGACGGGTCGGTCTACAGCGCCTGCAGACACGGcag TAAGGCGGGCATCAGTGAGATGTTTGAGGGTCATCATGGACCAATCACAGGCCTCGACTGCCACACAGCGGCAGGACCGGTCGACTTCTCGCACCTGTTTGTCACTTCCTCTTTTGACTGGACCGTCAAACTCTGGAGTACCAAG AACAATAAGCCTCTGtactccttcgaggacaattCAGACTACGTGTATGACGTCATGTGGTCTCCCACACACCCCGCTCTGTTTGCCTGCGTGGACGGGGTCGGACATTTGGACCTGTGGAACCTCAACAATGAAACAGAG GTTCCCACAGCGAGCGCGACGGTGGAGGGAAGCCCCGCGCTGAACCGTGTGCGCTGGACTCATTCGGGACGAGAGGTGGCTGTCGGCGACTCTGAGGGCCGGGTGCACATTTATGACGTCGGAGAG CAGATCTCAGTGGCGCGGCAGGACGAGTGGACACGGTTTGTGCTCACGCTCACCGAGATCAACGAGAACCGCGAGGACGTGGAGGAACTGGCTGCTCAACGATTGGCTGCATGA
- the LOC128015231 gene encoding dynein, cytoplasmic 1, intermediate chain 2a isoform X2, with amino-acid sequence MSDKSELKAELERKKQRLAQIREEKKRKEEERKKKELDGRKEGASPPQDDSDLERKRREAETLLQSMGIVDPSMVQPLHVVTEDTCLFHYLVPPPMSPSAKSVDTPSETGSQDSGDGGTGPRTLHWDSDPSTLLLHSDSQLGRGLLKLGMSKVTQVDFPPKELVSYTKETQTPTQTDHKDDEEEEDDLVLTQPVLEHQEEKDSQKEEEEVLPHDLTEEQKQQILHSEEFVTFFDHSSRIVERALSEQVDVFFDYSGRALQDKEGESQAGATLSLNRQFADERWSKHRVVTCLDWSPQYPELLAASYSSNEDAPHEPEGVALVWNMKYKKTTPEYVFHCQSAVMSAAFAQFHPNLLVGGTYSGQIVLWDNRSNKRTPVQRTPLSASAHTHPVYCVNVVGTQNAHNLISISTDGKMCSWSLDMLTSPQDSLELVFKQSKSVAVTSMSFPLGDVNNFVVGSEDGSVYSACRHGSKAGISEMFEGHHGPITGLDCHTAAGPVDFSHLFVTSSFDWTVKLWSTKNNKPLYSFEDNSDYVYDVMWSPTHPALFACVDGVGHLDLWNLNNETEVPTASATVEGSPALNRVRWTHSGREVAVGDSEGRVHIYDVGEISVARQDEWTRFVLTLTEINENREDVEELAAQRLAA; translated from the exons ATGTCTGACAAAAGTGAGCTGAAAGCAGAGTTAGAGAGAAAGAAACAACGACTGGCTCAGATCAGAGAGGAGAAGAAGAGGAAAGAAGAAGAACGGAAGAAGAAAGAG ctgGATGGACGGAAGGAGGGAGCGTCTCCTCCGCAGGATGACTCTGATCTGGAGAGGAAAAGGAGGGAGGCAGAGACTCTGCTGCAGAGCATGGGGATAGTGGACCCCTCCATGG TGCAACCTCTGCATGTAGTAACAGAAGATACCTGTCTGTTTCACTATTTAGTCCCCCCTCCCATGTCCCCCTCGGCCAAATCAGTGGACACCCCCAGTGAAACGGGCAGCCAGGACTCAGGAGACGGCGGCACGGGGCCGAG gACTCTTCATTGGGACTCTGACCCCTCTACTCTACTGCTCCATTCAGACTCTCAGCTCGG ACGCGGCCTGTTGAAGTTGGGCATGTCAAAGGTCACACAGGTGGATTTCCCGCCCAAAGAGCTGGTGTCTTACACAAAAGAGACCCAGACGCCCACACAGACTGATCACAAAGACG atgaggaagaggaggatgatttGGTTTTGACGCAGCCTGTTCTGGAGCATCAAGAGGAGAAAGACTCtcagaaagaggaagaggaag TGCTCCCTCATGATCTGACGGAGGAACAGAAACAGCAGATTCTTCACTCGGAGGAGTTCGTGACTTTCTTTGACCACAGCTCTCGGATCGTGGAGCGCGCTCTCTCCGAGCAGGTGGACGTGTTTTTCGACTACAGCGGACGGGCTCTTCAGGATAAAGAGGG aGAGTCTCAGGCTGGAGCCACACTCTCCCTGAACAGACAGTTTGCAGACGAGCGCTGGTCCAAACACAGAGTGGTCACCTGTCTCGACTGGTCACCGCAG TACCCGGAGCTGCTGGCGGCGTCATACAGCAGTAATGAAGATGCTCCACACGAACCCGAAGGGGTGGCTCTCGTCTGGAACATGAAATATAAGAAAACCACACCAGAATATGTCTTCCACTGCCAG TCTGCGGTGATGTCAGCAGCGTTCGCACAGTTTCATCCCAATCTTCTGGTTGGAGGCACGTATTCGGGGCAGATCGTCCTGTGGGACAACCGCAGTAACAAACGCACCCCTGTGCAGAGGACGCCTCTCTCTGCCTCGGCTCACAcg cacccGGTGTACTGTGTGAATGTGGTGGGGACGCAGAACGCTCACAATCTCATCAGCATCTCCACCGACGGCAAGATGTGCTCCTGGAGTCTGGACATGCTGACCTCACCGCAG gacagTCTGGAGCTGGTGTTCAAGCAGTCTAAGTCAGTGGCCGTCACCTCCATGTCATTTCCTCTGGGTGACGTCAATAACTTTGTGGTGGGCAGCGAGGACGGGTCGGTCTACAGCGCCTGCAGACACGGcag TAAGGCGGGCATCAGTGAGATGTTTGAGGGTCATCATGGACCAATCACAGGCCTCGACTGCCACACAGCGGCAGGACCGGTCGACTTCTCGCACCTGTTTGTCACTTCCTCTTTTGACTGGACCGTCAAACTCTGGAGTACCAAG AACAATAAGCCTCTGtactccttcgaggacaattCAGACTACGTGTATGACGTCATGTGGTCTCCCACACACCCCGCTCTGTTTGCCTGCGTGGACGGGGTCGGACATTTGGACCTGTGGAACCTCAACAATGAAACAGAG GTTCCCACAGCGAGCGCGACGGTGGAGGGAAGCCCCGCGCTGAACCGTGTGCGCTGGACTCATTCGGGACGAGAGGTGGCTGTCGGCGACTCTGAGGGCCGGGTGCACATTTATGACGTCGGAGAG ATCTCAGTGGCGCGGCAGGACGAGTGGACACGGTTTGTGCTCACGCTCACCGAGATCAACGAGAACCGCGAGGACGTGGAGGAACTGGCTGCTCAACGATTGGCTGCATGA